The sequence CGCGCCGCGCGGGCGCGCCGCGGCGAGTTCGTCCAGCGCGGGCGCGGGCCACACGGCCCGTACGGCCCGCAGGAGTTGGCGGCCCAGCCGCCGGGAGACCGCCCGCAGCGCCGCGGAGGGCGTCCGCGCGTCGGCCGCCTCGTCCAGGCCGAGCGGATCGGCCCCGGCGGTCGCCGCCGCGGCCAGTGCGGCGGCGACCAGTCCTGTGGTGTGCAACCGGCCCCTGCAGAAGTCCGCGAGCGTACCCGCGTCCCGTACCCTCCCCTCGGCCACGGCTGCCTCGACACCGCCCGAGTGGGCGTGGCCGCCGGCCGGGAAACGGCCGTCGGCGAGCAGCAGCAGCGCGGCGCGCGTGCCGGGACCGTCAGCGCCGACAGGACCGTCAGAACGGTCAGGACC comes from Streptomyces sp. NBC_00448 and encodes:
- a CDS encoding urease accessory protein UreF — encoded protein: MATESATGGSDGPDRSDGPVGADGPGTRAALLLLADGRFPAGGHAHSGGVEAAVAEGRVRDAGTLADFCRGRLHTTGLVAAALAAAATAGADPLGLDEAADARTPSAALRAVSRRLGRQLLRAVRAVWPAPALDELAAARPRGAHQPVVLGLAAAAAGLRPADAAQAAAYDCVSTPAFAAVRLLGLDPFHAVRVLGRLGSEVDAVAGAAEEAARRALREGLGALPAASSPLLDLGAEAHVTWPVRLFAS